One window of Acidobacteriota bacterium genomic DNA carries:
- a CDS encoding 2-dehydropantoate 2-reductase, translating to MKFRIAILGTGGVGGYLGGMLAAHFAASDEVEIIFIARGANATAIEENGLTISTADGETISKPALVTNDPDRIGEVDLLVIATKAYDLEESVTRFSRLIGPRTSILPLLNGVDHAERIRAFFPDADVWNGCVFIVARLQSPGLVRVDSEIRLFQFGGKASDYEKLLKFESILRNAGVDTQLSADIEKTVWEKFIFISPLATLTSALDSTIGGLLETDENRALLESLIGEVAAVARAKGVGIAYDNEIATLEKIRRAPPASTSSMHSDFKKGGRTEIETLTGYVVREAKRLGVSAPNYQRFYGGLLTPR from the coding sequence ATGAAGTTCAGAATCGCGATCCTCGGAACAGGCGGCGTCGGCGGCTACCTCGGCGGAATGCTCGCCGCGCATTTTGCCGCATCGGACGAGGTCGAGATCATCTTCATCGCACGCGGCGCAAACGCCACGGCGATCGAAGAAAACGGTTTGACGATCTCGACAGCGGACGGCGAAACAATTTCAAAACCGGCGTTGGTCACCAATGACCCGGACAGGATCGGCGAGGTCGATCTTCTCGTCATCGCGACGAAGGCTTACGATCTTGAAGAAAGCGTAACCCGCTTCTCAAGGCTGATCGGGCCGCGGACTTCGATCCTGCCGCTGCTGAACGGCGTCGATCATGCCGAACGGATCCGTGCCTTCTTTCCGGACGCCGATGTCTGGAACGGCTGCGTCTTTATCGTCGCGCGCCTTCAGTCGCCGGGGCTCGTACGCGTCGACAGCGAGATTCGGCTCTTTCAGTTCGGCGGCAAGGCTTCGGATTACGAGAAACTTCTGAAGTTCGAATCTATCCTTCGAAACGCGGGCGTTGACACGCAATTGTCCGCCGATATCGAAAAGACCGTCTGGGAGAAGTTCATCTTCATATCGCCGCTTGCGACGCTGACTTCGGCGCTCGATTCGACAATCGGCGGGCTGCTTGAAACGGACGAGAACCGGGCGCTTCTGGAATCGTTGATCGGGGAGGTTGCGGCCGTCGCCCGTGCGAAAGGCGTCGGAATCGCTTACGATAATGAGATCGCGACGCTTGAGAAGATCAGAAGGGCGCCTCCCGCATCGACGTCCTCGATGCATTCCGATTTCAAAAAAGGCGGGCGGACCGAAATCGAGACGCTGACCGGCTATGTCGTTCGCGAAGCGAAGAGGCTAGGCGTTTCGGCGCCGAATTACCAGCGGTTTTATGGCGGCCTGCTCACGCCGCGCTGA
- a CDS encoding aldo/keto reductase: MRYKLLGNSGLRVSELCLGTMTFGEDWGWGAGGDESRAMYDAFREAGGNFIDTANIYTNGSSETLLGEFIQGHRDSVVLATKFSNSIVMGDPNAGGNNRKAMIREVESSLKRLKTDYIDLYWMHIWDKLTPVEEVMRAFDDLVSSGKVLYIGISDAPAWYVARANTLAELRGWRSFVGLQIEYSLIERTPEEELIPMAKELGLTVTPWSPLAGGILAGKYLDMNSDDAKSGRFGSEPMQGALEPERERKTRIASEVVTIAAELGVSPSQVALAWIRHKDPKMVPIIGTRRLSQLHDNLASLNVNLSDDQMRRLNEVSAYPPIFPNNFFQKDFVPKYVYGGLKDQID, translated from the coding sequence ATGCGATATAAACTATTAGGAAACAGCGGCTTACGGGTCTCGGAACTGTGCCTCGGGACGATGACGTTCGGCGAGGATTGGGGTTGGGGTGCGGGCGGTGACGAATCGCGGGCGATGTACGACGCCTTTCGCGAGGCCGGCGGGAATTTCATCGATACGGCGAACATTTACACCAACGGTTCGAGCGAGACGCTTCTCGGCGAATTTATTCAGGGCCATCGCGATTCTGTCGTTCTCGCCACGAAATTCTCCAATTCGATCGTGATGGGCGACCCGAACGCCGGCGGAAACAACCGCAAGGCGATGATCCGCGAGGTCGAGTCATCGCTCAAGCGTCTGAAGACCGATTACATCGATCTTTACTGGATGCATATCTGGGACAAACTGACGCCGGTCGAAGAGGTGATGCGCGCTTTCGACGATCTTGTTTCGTCGGGAAAAGTTCTGTACATCGGAATCTCGGACGCGCCCGCGTGGTACGTCGCGCGGGCGAACACGCTCGCCGAATTGCGCGGCTGGCGGTCGTTCGTCGGGCTGCAGATCGAATACAGCCTCATCGAACGCACGCCGGAGGAAGAATTGATCCCGATGGCGAAGGAACTCGGGTTGACGGTCACGCCCTGGTCGCCGCTGGCAGGCGGGATTTTGGCCGGGAAGTATCTCGATATGAACAGCGACGACGCGAAGTCGGGCCGATTCGGTTCGGAACCGATGCAGGGCGCGCTTGAGCCCGAGCGTGAACGCAAAACGCGAATCGCGAGTGAAGTTGTAACCATCGCCGCCGAACTCGGAGTTTCCCCGTCGCAGGTCGCTCTCGCCTGGATCCGCCACAAGGACCCGAAAATGGTCCCGATCATCGGCACGCGGCGTCTTTCGCAGTTGCACGACAATCTCGCGAGTCTGAATGTGAATCTCTCGGACGACCAAATGCGCCGGCTCAACGAAGTCAGCGCCTATCCGCCGATCTTCCCGAACAACTTCTTTCAAAAGGATTTCGTTCCGAAATACGTTTACGGCGGTTTGAAGGATCAGATCGACTGA
- a CDS encoding VOC family protein — MTSDVQRSISFFVELGFTTAFLDDQDNPRYAGLRRDDVEIHIQWNELPDAGSGQDRPVYRFLVRDVDALYREFSARAERVLAAAQATPWHMPANTPWGTREFHVRDPSGNGLQFYQSPSPPNPSGA; from the coding sequence ATGACGAGCGACGTTCAGCGCTCGATCAGCTTCTTCGTCGAGTTGGGCTTCACGACTGCGTTCCTCGACGACCAAGACAACCCTAGGTACGCCGGCCTCAGGCGGGACGACGTTGAGATCCACATCCAATGGAACGAACTGCCTGACGCTGGGAGTGGGCAGGATCGCCCGGTTTACAGGTTCCTCGTCCGAGATGTTGACGCCCTCTATCGCGAGTTCAGTGCTCGAGCCGAACGTGTGCTTGCAGCAGCGCAGGCCACGCCCTGGCACATGCCGGCAAACACTCCATGGGGTACCAGAGAGTTTCACGTCCGAGACCCCAGCGGGAACGGCCTTCAGTTCTACCAGTCGCCGTCACCTCCGAACCCGAGCGGCGCCTAA
- a CDS encoding energy transducer TonB, protein MRFKIATRKLSFSLFFLFCCFLSLAFFQTSSISQTKEEKQEPLGKQNLYKENVKYEDFACDKDGADVVKTFFASRPLNIKLPICHNDCPIIKCRPVVRFPLAAQTARVTGKVSVHVLVDEKGRVLYARVLDGHPLLWAAARKGACETQFEEYQYGKHQGVMHFTVDDYEFLGVPNRANEFW, encoded by the coding sequence ATGAGATTCAAAATAGCAACCAGAAAACTTAGTTTCAGTTTGTTCTTTTTATTTTGCTGTTTTCTCTCGCTAGCCTTTTTTCAGACATCTTCCATTTCCCAAACGAAAGAAGAAAAACAAGAACCGCTTGGGAAACAGAATCTCTATAAAGAAAACGTCAAATATGAAGACTTTGCTTGTGATAAAGATGGCGCTGATGTTGTGAAAACCTTCTTCGCCAGCCGACCTTTGAACATTAAACTTCCGATTTGCCATAACGATTGCCCGATTATAAAGTGTCGTCCTGTGGTTCGGTTTCCGCTAGCCGCACAAACCGCTAGAGTTACGGGCAAAGTTTCAGTTCACGTCTTAGTGGATGAGAAAGGAAGAGTCTTATATGCGCGAGTGCTTGACGGACATCCGCTTCTTTGGGCAGCCGCTCGAAAAGGTGCATGTGAAACACAATTTGAAGAGTATCAGTACGGCAAGCATCAAGGCGTAATGCACTTTACGGTTGACGATTATGAGTTTTTAGGTGTGCCGAACCGAGCAAATGAATTTTGGTAA
- a CDS encoding alpha/beta hydrolase, with product MQLQTKEVRIPAADAVLAGTLLAPPTVRPRPGLLLVSGSGANDRDETVCGHTPFRTIAEYFAGCGYVVLRCDDRGVGGSTGDAGEQDFDGAVADVVAAYRWLAGHPAVDSERIALLGHSEGGLIAAVAGPRVGAWAVVMLAGPSVPIEWLLHEQARTISAEAGATAVQIEHERRMNERVLALARSLSDQAAVQMELEGVIRAYLRSWPDAAELDEATVGDNARIMAAVVNAPAFRSLLRQEPAIILGRFGGPLLAVYGGKDTQVPGVANADAFREITTGYRCASVMLFPDHNHLFQRAGTGAISEYESLPPGPDAAVLRAVADWLSTAEPGAAPARRGMQRFWNV from the coding sequence ATGCAGCTACAAACCAAAGAGGTTCGAATTCCGGCGGCGGATGCCGTCTTGGCGGGGACGTTGCTCGCGCCCCCAACCGTACGTCCGCGCCCGGGTCTGCTCCTCGTGTCCGGGTCAGGGGCGAATGACCGGGACGAAACGGTCTGCGGCCATACTCCATTTCGGACCATCGCCGAGTACTTCGCCGGTTGCGGTTACGTCGTCCTCCGATGCGACGACCGCGGCGTCGGCGGTTCGACCGGGGACGCGGGCGAACAAGACTTCGACGGGGCCGTTGCGGACGTGGTCGCGGCTTACAGGTGGCTCGCGGGGCACCCGGCCGTGGATTCTGAGCGGATCGCCCTCCTCGGGCATAGCGAGGGTGGGTTGATCGCGGCGGTGGCCGGGCCGCGGGTTGGGGCTTGGGCGGTCGTTATGCTCGCCGGTCCGTCAGTCCCGATCGAGTGGCTGCTGCATGAGCAGGCGCGGACGATCTCGGCGGAGGCCGGCGCGACCGCTGTCCAGATCGAACACGAGCGCCGGATGAACGAACGGGTGCTTGCCCTGGCTCGATCCCTGTCGGATCAAGCTGCAGTGCAGATGGAACTCGAGGGAGTGATCCGGGCATATCTGCGGTCATGGCCGGACGCGGCGGAGTTAGACGAGGCAACGGTTGGGGACAATGCGCGTATAATGGCCGCCGTCGTCAACGCGCCGGCCTTTCGCTCCCTTTTGAGGCAGGAGCCGGCCATCATTCTCGGACGATTCGGCGGGCCACTGCTCGCCGTCTACGGCGGCAAGGACACGCAGGTGCCGGGTGTAGCCAATGCGGATGCATTTCGTGAGATCACCACCGGCTACCGGTGTGCTTCCGTGATGCTGTTCCCGGATCACAACCACCTGTTCCAGCGGGCCGGGACGGGTGCCATCTCAGAGTACGAGTCTCTGCCCCCGGGGCCAGATGCCGCGGTTTTGCGTGCGGTCGCAGACTGGCTGTCAACTGCCGAACCAGGCGCTGCACCTGCCCGGCGGGGCATGCAGCGGTTCTGGAACGTGTAG
- a CDS encoding MOSC domain-containing protein encodes MRTIGTVESLWRYPVKSMRGEMMPELFVGFSGVYGDRCYAFKNSAARKGAPYLTASAQQQMLRFSPKFRCPERATRPPNLVEAMSIAPGITPANADPNDLDLDVVTPSGETLAVDDPALIELLCEGLRGENHLTLVRSDRALTDCRPVSLISLQTVRQVESELGIPIDKRRFRANVYFDLASGDGFAEDDLVGRSLRIGSKAEIIVLERDPRCKMISLDPDTGEHNPEVFRRVAQAHDNFAGVYCAVLVEGIVTDGDSIELLD; translated from the coding sequence ATGAGAACCATCGGAACTGTCGAGAGTCTATGGCGTTACCCGGTCAAAAGTATGCGCGGCGAGATGATGCCCGAACTGTTTGTTGGATTTTCGGGCGTTTACGGCGACCGCTGCTACGCCTTCAAAAACTCCGCCGCCCGCAAAGGAGCGCCTTATTTGACCGCATCGGCACAGCAGCAGATGCTGCGCTTTTCTCCGAAGTTTCGTTGCCCTGAAAGAGCGACACGGCCGCCGAATTTGGTTGAGGCGATGAGCATCGCGCCCGGAATCACGCCGGCAAACGCCGATCCGAACGACTTGGATCTGGATGTCGTAACACCGTCTGGCGAGACTCTCGCGGTTGATGATCCGGCGTTGATCGAGTTGCTCTGTGAAGGGCTCCGCGGCGAGAATCACCTAACGCTCGTGCGTTCGGACCGTGCATTGACCGACTGCCGGCCGGTTTCGCTGATCAGCCTGCAAACGGTACGGCAGGTCGAATCGGAGTTGGGTATTCCGATCGATAAGCGGCGCTTCCGGGCGAATGTCTATTTCGATCTCGCATCGGGCGACGGCTTTGCCGAGGATGATCTGGTCGGGCGCAGTCTGCGTATCGGCTCAAAGGCAGAGATCATCGTCCTCGAACGCGATCCGCGCTGCAAGATGATCTCGCTCGACCCGGACACCGGCGAACACAATCCGGAGGTGTTCCGCAGAGTCGCCCAGGCGCACGACAACTTCGCCGGCGTCTATTGCGCCGTTTTGGTGGAAGGGATCGTAACCGACGGCGATTCAATCGAATTGCTGGACTGA
- a CDS encoding serine hydrolase, whose protein sequence is MIKKAILFVLISVFAAQAQQQNDWPTATPKSVGLDEKALAAFDAEIASGKFGNMDGLTIIRHGKLVFDKRYPHDYEKIYGADAKKETPLNAGDLSGPYNYYASWWHPWYQRGELHTLQSVSKTITSIIFGVARARGDFPDIDTPVLKYFDESKIANVDDRKRRMTIRHLLTMSAGLDWNEELPYSDPKNTGSQMEASHDWVEYTINRPMAFEPGQKFAYNSGATQILAHVFRVATGMDIEEYAVRHLFTPLGIRQFFWKRSPSGLVDAEGGIYLRPRDLAKLWYVFLRNGKWEGKQIITPEWIKDSLTPHMDLGPNVKYGLKWWLYPYGKDNSMLAWSGNGFGGQRPLVLPEYDMVVVYTAWNVNPGPAMGTKEAIDRSVGLVTDGKK, encoded by the coding sequence ATGATCAAAAAAGCAATCCTATTCGTCCTAATCTCGGTCTTCGCGGCCCAGGCGCAACAGCAGAACGATTGGCCGACGGCGACGCCGAAATCGGTCGGGCTTGATGAAAAGGCCCTCGCGGCTTTCGACGCCGAGATCGCTTCGGGCAAGTTCGGCAATATGGACGGCCTGACGATAATTCGCCACGGCAAGCTCGTCTTCGACAAAAGGTACCCGCACGACTATGAAAAGATCTACGGCGCGGACGCCAAGAAGGAGACTCCGCTGAATGCGGGAGATCTGAGCGGTCCGTACAATTACTACGCTTCATGGTGGCACCCGTGGTATCAGCGCGGCGAACTGCACACTCTGCAGTCGGTCTCCAAGACCATAACGTCGATCATTTTCGGCGTTGCCCGTGCGCGAGGCGATTTCCCGGACATCGACACACCGGTTTTGAAATATTTCGACGAGTCGAAGATCGCGAATGTCGATGATCGTAAGCGCCGGATGACGATCCGCCATTTGCTGACGATGTCGGCCGGGCTCGACTGGAACGAAGAACTGCCGTACTCGGACCCGAAGAATACCGGCAGCCAGATGGAGGCGTCACACGACTGGGTCGAATATACGATCAACCGGCCAATGGCATTCGAGCCGGGCCAGAAATTTGCATACAATTCCGGGGCGACGCAGATCCTGGCGCACGTATTCCGCGTTGCGACCGGGATGGACATCGAGGAATACGCCGTTCGCCATCTTTTCACGCCCCTCGGGATCAGGCAGTTCTTCTGGAAGCGATCGCCGAGCGGATTGGTCGATGCCGAGGGCGGCATTTATCTGCGTCCGCGCGATCTTGCCAAGCTCTGGTACGTATTCCTGAGAAACGGCAAGTGGGAAGGCAAGCAGATTATTACGCCGGAGTGGATAAAAGATTCGCTCACGCCCCATATGGATCTCGGGCCGAATGTGAAATACGGCTTGAAGTGGTGGCTTTACCCGTACGGCAAGGACAATTCGATGCTCGCCTGGAGCGGCAACGGCTTTGGCGGCCAGCGACCGCTCGTTCTTCCGGAATACGATATGGTCGTTGTTTACACCGCTTGGAACGTCAATCCGGGTCCGGCGATGGGTACTAAAGAGGCGATCGACCGTAGCGTTGGGCTCGTGACCGACGGCAAGAAATGA
- a CDS encoding EAL domain-containing protein produces MVSSDAKKIRVLMVDDDEDDFILTRCLFEEFRDNRYALEWTASASEALSHMAQREYDVYLVDFRLGAENGLDLVRAGIAGGCQAPMILLTGQSEKEVDLEAMEAGAADYLVKGRFDAQLLERTIRYSIQQARSLRRVQSSEMKFRSVVQSASDAIFLVNGEGRVSLWNDAAMQIFGYTEADMERNSVTVLMGEEHARMAADLGVREMIENVLAPNSGKAIYASGRRKDGSEFPLEMSGSVWRSDGEVYYTAIIRDITERLKASATLKESEERYRDLFENANDAIYVHDLAGNFVTVNQTGEKAFGFTREEATSLNMSQVVAPEYLELANKHIAAKIAGEPASSYEIECLGKDGQRIAVEINSRVILDKGVPVAIQGIARNVTDRRRAEEERDRLYNVSNDLLATISFEGTLLHINPAWEKNLGYGGKELIGRSIDEITHLDDCQQNAANIENFRNGVCVSFESRLICKDGSVLWISWNSTPMVAEGIFYAVGRNITEKKHAEEILEFNALYDKLTNLPNRTHFMNHLEEAIAEQRRKGSKKFAVLFLDLDRFKIINDGLGHLIGDKLLIAISERIKSTLRPGDIVARLGGDEFTLLIHNVNDVSDATMVAERIQNQLANPFRLDNYEVYSSASIGIIVADDTLRKPEDFLRDADAAMYRAKDRGKARYEIFDDEMFIRNMNLLQVETDLRRALERDEFRVYYQPVVELETGAIKEVEALVRWQHGEYGLVAPDEFINIAEETGLIIPIGEWVLGEACRQVGEWQKSAPHLANLAVSVNLSAKQLMHPSLVGQVTKWLTKTQLEANHLKLEVTESTVMENPETALEILNKLCRIGIGFSTDDFGTGYSSLSYLHRFPFSRIKIDRGFIGKMQCDAKSKAIVQTILMLGQNLGIEVVAEGIENIDQLRLLRSMGCRAGQGYLFSKPLSAEFARDILLNGLKSDAVTSDYFCKISEPNVIEIASSQ; encoded by the coding sequence ATGGTCAGTTCCGATGCAAAGAAAATCCGCGTCCTGATGGTCGATGACGATGAGGACGACTTCATCCTGACGCGTTGTCTGTTCGAGGAGTTCCGCGACAACAGATACGCGTTGGAGTGGACCGCCTCGGCGAGCGAAGCTTTGAGCCATATGGCGCAAAGGGAGTATGACGTTTATCTCGTTGACTTTCGGCTTGGCGCGGAGAACGGTCTTGATCTCGTTCGAGCTGGCATTGCCGGCGGCTGTCAGGCCCCGATGATCCTGCTCACGGGACAAAGCGAGAAGGAGGTCGATCTTGAGGCGATGGAGGCCGGCGCGGCTGACTATCTGGTCAAGGGAAGATTTGACGCTCAACTCCTTGAGAGAACGATCCGTTACAGCATTCAACAAGCCCGTTCTCTGCGCCGGGTCCAGTCTTCCGAGATGAAGTTCCGGTCGGTCGTTCAATCTGCCAGCGATGCGATCTTTCTCGTTAACGGCGAAGGCCGGGTAAGTCTCTGGAATGATGCGGCGATGCAGATTTTCGGCTATACGGAAGCCGATATGGAACGCAATTCGGTGACCGTGCTGATGGGGGAGGAGCACGCGCGAATGGCTGCCGATTTGGGCGTGCGCGAGATGATTGAAAACGTCCTTGCGCCTAACTCGGGCAAGGCGATCTACGCTTCCGGCCGGCGAAAGGACGGTTCCGAGTTTCCGCTTGAAATGTCAGGATCAGTCTGGCGATCCGACGGCGAGGTTTACTACACCGCGATCATCCGCGACATCACCGAACGACTCAAAGCGAGTGCAACGCTCAAAGAGAGCGAGGAGCGCTACCGGGATCTTTTCGAAAACGCAAACGATGCGATCTACGTGCACGATCTGGCCGGCAACTTTGTAACGGTAAACCAAACCGGCGAAAAGGCTTTCGGGTTCACGCGCGAAGAAGCGACGTCGCTCAATATGTCACAGGTCGTCGCACCGGAATATCTCGAGCTGGCCAATAAGCACATCGCCGCGAAGATCGCCGGAGAGCCCGCTTCAAGCTACGAGATCGAGTGTTTGGGTAAAGACGGTCAACGGATCGCAGTCGAGATCAACAGCCGCGTGATCCTCGACAAGGGAGTTCCGGTTGCGATTCAGGGTATCGCCCGCAACGTCACGGATCGGCGGCGCGCCGAGGAAGAGCGCGACCGGCTTTACAACGTCTCGAACGATCTGCTCGCGACCATAAGTTTCGAGGGCACTTTGCTGCATATCAATCCGGCGTGGGAAAAGAACCTCGGATACGGAGGCAAGGAACTGATCGGCCGTTCGATCGACGAGATCACGCACCTCGACGACTGTCAACAAAACGCCGCCAATATCGAGAATTTCCGCAACGGCGTCTGTGTCAGTTTCGAATCGCGGCTGATCTGCAAAGACGGGTCGGTTCTTTGGATCTCCTGGAACTCGACACCAATGGTCGCCGAAGGAATCTTCTACGCCGTCGGCCGAAACATCACCGAAAAGAAGCACGCCGAGGAGATCCTTGAGTTCAACGCTCTTTACGACAAATTGACGAATCTGCCGAATCGCACGCACTTTATGAATCACCTTGAAGAGGCGATCGCAGAACAGCGGCGTAAAGGTTCGAAGAAGTTTGCCGTCCTGTTTCTCGATCTCGACCGTTTCAAGATCATCAACGACGGGCTCGGACACTTGATCGGCGACAAACTCCTGATCGCGATATCGGAAAGGATCAAATCGACGCTTCGTCCGGGAGACATCGTCGCGCGGCTCGGCGGCGATGAATTCACGCTTCTGATCCACAACGTCAATGACGTTTCCGACGCGACGATGGTCGCCGAGCGTATACAGAATCAACTTGCGAATCCGTTCCGTCTTGATAATTACGAAGTCTATTCGTCAGCGAGCATCGGAATAATTGTCGCCGATGACACGCTCCGCAAACCGGAGGATTTCCTGCGCGATGCCGACGCCGCGATGTACCGCGCGAAAGATCGCGGCAAGGCGCGCTACGAGATCTTCGACGACGAGATGTTCATCCGCAATATGAACCTGCTGCAGGTTGAAACCGACCTCCGGCGGGCGCTTGAGAGAGACGAGTTTCGTGTCTATTATCAGCCGGTCGTCGAGTTGGAAACCGGCGCGATCAAGGAAGTTGAGGCATTGGTCCGATGGCAGCACGGTGAATACGGGCTGGTCGCCCCGGACGAATTCATAAACATTGCCGAGGAAACCGGACTCATTATTCCGATCGGTGAATGGGTACTTGGCGAAGCTTGCCGTCAGGTCGGGGAATGGCAGAAAAGCGCGCCGCATCTGGCGAACCTCGCCGTCAGCGTCAATCTGTCTGCCAAGCAGTTGATGCATCCGTCACTTGTCGGGCAGGTCACGAAGTGGCTCACGAAAACGCAGCTCGAAGCGAACCATCTCAAACTCGAGGTGACGGAAAGCACGGTGATGGAGAACCCCGAAACCGCGCTCGAGATCTTGAACAAACTGTGCAGAATCGGAATCGGGTTCAGCACCGACGATTTCGGCACCGGGTATTCCAGCTTGAGCTACCTTCATCGGTTTCCGTTTAGCCGGATCAAGATTGACCGCGGCTTCATCGGCAAGATGCAATGCGATGCCAAGAGCAAGGCAATCGTTCAGACGATTCTGATGCTTGGCCAAAATCTCGGGATCGAAGTCGTCGCCGAAGGCATCGAGAATATCGATCAGCTTAGGCTCCTGCGTTCGATGGGGTGCCGCGCCGGACAGGGTTATCTTTTCTCAAAGCCGCTGAGCGCCGAATTTGCCCGTGACATTCTGTTAAACGGCCTCAAGTCCGATGCTGTGACCAGCGATTATTTTTGCAAGATAAGCGAGCCGAACGTTATCGAGATCGCGAGCTCTCAGTAA
- a CDS encoding response regulator has product MSNHNTKEVVIMMADDDEDDRLLVKEAFEENRLANPLKTVEDGEQLMHYLNRENGYEDAARPGLILLDLNMPKKSGFEALEEIKADPSLRQIPVIILTTSKAEEDIVRSYDLGVNSFIVKPVTFDALVETVRELGKYWFNIVELPAGR; this is encoded by the coding sequence ATGAGCAACCATAACACCAAGGAAGTCGTCATTATGATGGCGGACGACGACGAAGACGATCGTTTGTTGGTCAAAGAGGCGTTCGAAGAGAACAGACTCGCGAACCCGCTCAAGACCGTCGAGGACGGCGAGCAGTTGATGCATTACCTGAACCGTGAGAACGGTTACGAGGATGCGGCCCGGCCGGGACTGATTCTTCTCGACCTCAATATGCCTAAGAAAAGCGGCTTCGAGGCGCTCGAGGAGATCAAGGCCGACCCGAGCCTGCGACAGATTCCGGTCATCATCCTCACCACCTCAAAGGCGGAAGAGGACATCGTCCGTTCTTACGATCTGGGAGTCAATTCCTTCATCGTCAAACCCGTTACGTTCGACGCTTTGGTCGAAACCGTGCGCGAACTCGGAAAGTATTGGTTCAACATCGTGGAACTCCCGGCCGGAAGATGA